Proteins from a single region of Allocatelliglobosispora scoriae:
- a CDS encoding RIO1 family regulatory kinase/ATPase domain-containing protein, protein MRNNRRSRFDDDDASLTFEKFFDEEHEDDTTANDGPEHGDRWSTWDLSSPTERGPLPHPDWLITELAAVDVERGILKTGKEADVFLLSREVPGTDRGCLLAAKRYRSHDHRLFHRDAGYLEGRRVKESRTNRAMASRSAFGKEAIAATWAGAEFGALCRLWETALQLEIEPFTPYPVQILGTEILQEFIGTPDGVAAPRLAAVRADVKELEDLWEQLLLALRVLARSGYAHGDLSAYNILVHEGRLVVIDLPQIVDVVANPQGRRFMERDVLNVATWFTAKGLTGIDAPQITRDLMAETGQQ, encoded by the coding sequence GTGCGCAACAACCGCCGTAGCCGTTTTGACGACGACGACGCAAGCCTGACCTTCGAGAAGTTCTTCGACGAAGAACACGAGGACGACACCACCGCCAACGACGGTCCCGAGCACGGTGACCGTTGGTCGACGTGGGACCTGTCCTCCCCGACCGAACGCGGTCCGCTGCCGCACCCCGACTGGCTCATCACCGAGCTCGCCGCGGTCGACGTGGAGCGCGGCATCCTCAAGACCGGCAAGGAAGCCGACGTCTTCCTGCTCTCCCGCGAGGTCCCCGGCACCGACCGGGGATGCCTGCTCGCGGCGAAGCGTTACCGCAGCCACGACCACCGGCTCTTCCACCGCGACGCGGGCTACCTGGAGGGGCGCCGGGTCAAGGAGTCCCGGACCAACCGCGCCATGGCGAGCCGCAGCGCCTTCGGCAAGGAGGCGATCGCCGCGACCTGGGCCGGTGCGGAGTTCGGCGCGCTGTGCCGGCTCTGGGAGACGGCTCTGCAGCTGGAGATCGAGCCGTTCACGCCCTACCCGGTGCAGATCCTCGGCACCGAGATCCTGCAGGAGTTCATCGGCACTCCCGACGGGGTGGCCGCACCCCGGCTCGCCGCGGTGCGCGCCGATGTGAAGGAGCTCGAGGACCTGTGGGAGCAGCTCCTGCTGGCGCTGCGGGTCCTGGCCCGCTCCGGGTACGCCCACGGCGACCTCTCCGCCTACAACATCCTCGTCCACGAGGGGCGGTTGGTCGTCATCGATCTCCCGCAGATCGTGGACGTGGTGGCCAACCCGCAGGGCCGGCGCTTCATGGAGCGCGACGTGCTCAACGTGGCGACCTGGTTCACCGCGAAGGGCCTGACCGGCATCGACGCCCCGCAGATCACCCGGGACCTGATGGCCGAAACCGGCCAGCAGTAG
- the acnA gene encoding aconitate hydratase AcnA encodes MASLDTFGAKSQLDVGDASYEIFTIDKVEGHQRLPYSLKILLENLLRTEDGANITADHIRALGGWDPAAEPSVEIQFTPARVLMQDFTGVPCVVDLATMREAIKDLGGDPAKVNPLAPAELVIDHSVIADIFGRADAFERNVEFEYGRNQERYQFLRWGQTAFDEFKVVPPGTGIVHQVNIEHLARVVMPRNGQAYPDTVVGTDSHTTMVNGIGVLGWGVGGIEAEAAMLGQPVSMLIPRVVGFKLHGELPSGATATDLVLTITQQLRKHGVVGKFVEFYGPGVTAVPLANRATIGNMSPEFGSTCAIFPIDTQTIDYMRLTGRPAEQLALVEAYAKRQGLWHDPSVEPEFSEYLELDLSTVVPSIAGPKRPQDRVALTDAKTAFRGALPDYVVADATDEEGEESFPASDPPASNSRTSNGRVAKPTAVTLADGTSFELDHGAVVIASITSCTNTSNPQVMIGAALLAKKAVERGLTRKPWVKTTLAPGSQVVTDYYNKAGLTPYLEKLGFHLVGYGCTTCIGNSGPLFDEISAAVNEADLAVVSVLSGNRNFEGRINPDVKMNYLASPPLVVAYAIAGTMDIDLSRDPLGYDSSGNPVHLADIWPSPAEVEATIAEAITSDMFSKGYVDVFRGDERWRSLPTPAGDTFAWAGDSTYVRKPPYFEGMAHQPSPVTDIAGARVLAKLGDSVTTDHISPAGSIKADSPAGRYLAEHGVDKRDFNSYGSRRGNHEVMIRGTFANIRLRNQVAPGTEGGFTRDFTVEGAPVSSIYDASQNYQAAGIPLVIYAGKEYGSGSSRDWAAKGTMLLGVRAVIAESYERIHRSNLIGMGVLPLQYPAGQTAETLGLTGDETISITGVEQLNEGVTPKTVRVQAGDVEFDAVVRIDTPGEADYYRHGGILQYVLRKMIES; translated from the coding sequence GTGGCCAGCCTCGACACCTTCGGTGCCAAGAGCCAGCTCGACGTCGGCGACGCGAGCTACGAGATTTTCACGATCGACAAGGTCGAGGGCCATCAGCGCCTGCCATACAGCCTGAAGATCCTGCTGGAGAACCTGCTGCGGACCGAGGACGGCGCCAACATCACGGCCGACCACATCCGGGCGCTGGGCGGCTGGGACCCCGCCGCCGAGCCGAGCGTGGAGATCCAGTTCACCCCGGCCCGGGTGCTGATGCAGGACTTCACCGGCGTGCCCTGCGTCGTCGACCTCGCCACGATGCGCGAGGCGATCAAGGACCTCGGCGGCGACCCCGCCAAGGTCAACCCGCTCGCCCCGGCCGAGCTCGTCATCGACCACTCGGTCATCGCCGACATCTTCGGCCGGGCCGACGCGTTCGAGCGCAACGTCGAGTTCGAGTACGGGCGCAACCAGGAGCGCTACCAGTTCCTGCGCTGGGGCCAGACCGCCTTCGACGAGTTCAAGGTCGTGCCGCCCGGCACCGGCATCGTGCACCAGGTCAACATCGAGCACCTGGCCCGCGTGGTGATGCCCCGCAACGGGCAGGCCTACCCGGACACGGTGGTCGGCACCGACTCGCACACCACCATGGTCAACGGCATCGGCGTGCTGGGCTGGGGCGTCGGCGGCATCGAGGCCGAGGCCGCGATGCTCGGGCAGCCGGTCAGCATGCTGATCCCGCGCGTGGTCGGCTTCAAGCTGCACGGTGAGCTGCCCAGCGGTGCCACCGCGACCGACCTGGTGCTCACCATCACCCAGCAGCTGCGCAAGCACGGCGTCGTCGGCAAGTTCGTCGAGTTCTACGGCCCCGGCGTCACCGCCGTGCCGCTCGCCAACCGGGCCACGATCGGCAACATGAGCCCCGAGTTCGGCTCCACCTGCGCGATCTTCCCGATCGACACCCAGACGATCGACTACATGCGCCTGACCGGTCGCCCGGCCGAGCAGCTCGCCCTCGTCGAGGCCTACGCCAAGCGTCAGGGCCTGTGGCACGACCCGTCGGTCGAGCCGGAGTTCTCGGAGTACCTGGAGCTCGACCTCAGCACCGTCGTGCCGTCGATCGCCGGACCGAAGCGCCCGCAGGACCGGGTCGCGCTCACCGACGCGAAGACCGCGTTCCGGGGCGCGCTGCCGGATTACGTCGTCGCCGACGCCACCGACGAGGAGGGCGAGGAGAGCTTCCCCGCCTCCGACCCGCCGGCCTCCAACTCGCGGACCTCCAACGGGCGCGTGGCGAAGCCGACCGCCGTCACGCTGGCCGACGGCACCTCCTTCGAGCTGGACCACGGCGCGGTCGTGATCGCCTCGATCACCTCCTGCACCAACACGTCCAACCCGCAGGTCATGATCGGTGCGGCGCTGCTGGCCAAGAAGGCCGTCGAGCGCGGGCTGACCCGCAAGCCGTGGGTCAAGACCACGCTCGCGCCCGGCTCGCAGGTCGTCACGGACTACTACAACAAGGCGGGCCTCACGCCCTACCTGGAGAAGCTCGGGTTCCACCTGGTCGGCTACGGCTGCACCACGTGCATCGGCAACTCCGGCCCGCTCTTCGACGAGATCAGCGCCGCCGTCAACGAGGCCGACCTCGCGGTCGTCTCGGTGCTGTCGGGCAACCGCAACTTCGAGGGCCGGATCAACCCGGACGTCAAGATGAACTACCTGGCGTCGCCGCCGCTCGTCGTCGCCTACGCGATCGCCGGGACGATGGACATCGACCTGTCCCGCGACCCGCTGGGCTATGACTCCTCGGGCAACCCGGTGCACCTCGCCGACATCTGGCCGAGCCCGGCCGAGGTCGAGGCGACGATCGCCGAGGCGATCACGTCCGACATGTTCAGCAAGGGCTACGTCGACGTCTTCCGCGGTGACGAGCGCTGGCGCTCGCTGCCGACGCCCGCCGGCGACACCTTCGCCTGGGCCGGTGACTCGACCTACGTGCGCAAGCCCCCGTACTTCGAGGGCATGGCACACCAGCCGTCGCCGGTCACCGACATCGCCGGTGCCCGGGTGCTGGCGAAGCTCGGCGACTCGGTGACGACCGACCACATCAGCCCGGCCGGTTCGATCAAGGCGGACTCGCCCGCCGGTCGCTACCTCGCCGAGCACGGCGTGGACAAGCGCGACTTCAACTCCTACGGCTCGCGCCGGGGCAACCACGAGGTCATGATCCGGGGCACCTTCGCCAACATCCGCCTGCGCAACCAGGTGGCGCCGGGCACCGAGGGCGGCTTCACCCGCGACTTCACGGTCGAGGGCGCGCCGGTGTCGAGCATCTACGACGCGAGCCAGAACTACCAGGCCGCGGGGATCCCGCTGGTGATCTACGCGGGCAAGGAGTACGGCTCGGGCTCCTCGCGGGACTGGGCGGCGAAGGGCACGATGCTGCTCGGCGTCCGCGCGGTCATCGCCGAGTCCTACGAGCGCATCCACCGCTCCAACCTGATCGGCATGGGCGTCCTGCCGCTGCAGTACCCGGCCGGCCAGACCGCCGAGACGCTGGGGCTCACCGGTGACGAGACGATCTCGATCACGGGCGTGGAGCAGCTCAACGAGGGTGTCACGCCGAAGACGGTTCGCGTGCAGGCCGGGGATGTCGAGTTCGACGCCGTCGTCCGCATCGACACGCCCGGCGAGGCGGACTACTACCGCCACGGCGGCATCCTGCAGTACGTGTTGCGGAAGATGATCGAAAGCTAG
- a CDS encoding vWA domain-containing protein has translation MLRLSSVVAVGVLALTGGVAAPAAAAPGAVAARLAVGDDTQPVRIVIAVDESGSLAPADVLREREAATIIALGELSPKSSITIFGFGSSTGGGRAVDARQCMLKPDAPAADRDAMAACIREQINRRTEAEGHDTDFVAALSQGITLLKGFTDDAPRVLLLMTDGKLNVANDSAYGSDADSRRRAAEALLTDEVLPSALANKIQIWPLGFGTDIDADMLKSFAAGGAKASCAGVARPDPVFTPVPDKAALVQAMLDVSATARCAVAEPGVNGELPAGGEVDLTVEIPLIATDGSISVVKGDPSVKVTYFDPQDKQVKDGDNVDRSSFTLSGHSGAIESMRIRNPRPGRWRVHLAGSASVAKQVVSASVLWQGVLKSVIYPDPPSPAAGSRFSVKMRPQTREDVEITNASALAGLTFEAHLKGGGVDQTIQLHDDGQEPDRQAGDAYYGGSFALPANASGTLTLAGIAKGPGVATDRHEISIEIATGPPVIRATVVVDSTTVYPGESVTGKVLLANDGAAAPIRLELASLKQSGSATLTPAGTTAAPGSSEIAFTVAVGKDAELGPLGGAIQVIGADGKPIQAEPLAVIVVAVPTFWDRWWWAIVAVAALVLLALAWLGIKLIMARRERGVGGLVLKLYENGHERKPTIAPGPAQAQAEEFEFDIRVPDDGGVPSLQTVSPGTNRYRLRRAGAGKVALRVPTEETLTFPLGQQTGLPHVTGLWLLVEDVGRGSDDETTVPPPPPSGSVDLDL, from the coding sequence ATGCTGCGACTGTCGAGTGTGGTCGCGGTGGGGGTGCTCGCCCTGACGGGCGGGGTCGCGGCACCGGCTGCGGCTGCTCCGGGCGCGGTCGCCGCGCGACTGGCGGTCGGAGACGACACACAGCCGGTCCGGATCGTCATCGCGGTCGACGAGTCCGGCAGCCTGGCCCCGGCCGACGTGCTGCGCGAGCGGGAGGCCGCGACGATCATCGCGCTGGGCGAGCTGTCGCCCAAGTCGTCGATCACCATCTTCGGTTTCGGCAGCTCCACCGGTGGCGGCCGGGCGGTCGACGCCCGGCAGTGCATGCTGAAGCCGGACGCACCGGCGGCGGACCGCGACGCCATGGCCGCCTGCATCCGCGAGCAGATCAACCGGCGGACCGAGGCCGAGGGGCACGACACCGATTTCGTCGCCGCGCTCAGCCAGGGCATCACGCTGCTCAAGGGGTTCACCGACGACGCGCCGCGCGTGCTGCTGCTGATGACCGACGGGAAGCTCAACGTCGCCAACGACAGCGCCTACGGCTCCGACGCCGACTCGCGCCGCCGAGCCGCCGAGGCGCTGCTCACCGATGAGGTGCTGCCGAGCGCCCTCGCCAACAAGATCCAGATCTGGCCGCTCGGCTTCGGTACGGACATCGACGCCGACATGCTGAAGTCCTTCGCCGCGGGCGGGGCGAAGGCGAGCTGCGCCGGTGTCGCCCGGCCCGATCCGGTCTTCACCCCCGTCCCGGACAAGGCGGCGCTGGTCCAGGCGATGCTCGACGTCTCCGCCACCGCCCGCTGCGCCGTCGCCGAACCCGGGGTCAACGGCGAGCTGCCCGCCGGCGGCGAGGTCGACCTCACCGTGGAGATCCCGCTGATCGCCACCGACGGCTCGATCAGCGTGGTGAAGGGCGACCCCTCGGTCAAGGTGACCTACTTCGACCCGCAGGACAAGCAGGTCAAGGACGGCGACAACGTCGACAGGTCCTCCTTCACCCTCTCCGGCCACAGCGGTGCGATCGAGTCGATGCGCATCCGCAATCCCCGGCCCGGCCGCTGGCGGGTGCACCTGGCCGGCTCCGCCTCCGTCGCCAAGCAGGTGGTCAGCGCCAGCGTGCTGTGGCAGGGCGTCCTGAAGTCGGTCATCTACCCCGACCCGCCGAGCCCGGCCGCCGGTTCGCGCTTCTCCGTGAAGATGCGCCCGCAGACCCGGGAGGATGTCGAGATCACCAACGCGTCCGCCCTCGCCGGACTCACCTTCGAGGCCCACCTCAAGGGCGGTGGCGTCGACCAGACGATCCAGCTCCACGACGACGGTCAGGAGCCGGACCGGCAGGCCGGAGACGCCTACTACGGCGGCAGCTTCGCCCTGCCGGCCAACGCCTCGGGAACCCTCACGCTCGCCGGCATCGCCAAGGGCCCGGGTGTCGCCACCGACCGGCACGAGATCTCGATCGAGATCGCCACCGGGCCGCCGGTGATCCGCGCGACGGTCGTCGTGGACTCCACCACCGTCTACCCGGGAGAGTCGGTCACCGGCAAGGTCCTGCTCGCCAACGACGGTGCCGCCGCACCGATCCGGCTGGAACTGGCGAGCCTCAAGCAGAGCGGGTCGGCCACGCTGACGCCGGCCGGCACGACCGCGGCCCCCGGTTCGAGCGAGATCGCCTTCACCGTCGCCGTCGGCAAGGACGCCGAGCTGGGCCCGCTCGGCGGCGCGATCCAGGTCATCGGCGCCGATGGCAAGCCGATCCAGGCCGAACCGCTGGCCGTGATCGTGGTCGCGGTCCCCACCTTCTGGGATCGGTGGTGGTGGGCGATCGTCGCCGTGGCCGCGCTCGTCCTGCTCGCCCTCGCCTGGCTCGGCATCAAGCTGATCATGGCTCGGCGGGAGCGGGGAGTCGGCGGGCTCGTCCTCAAGCTCTACGAGAACGGCCACGAGCGCAAGCCCACGATCGCGCCCGGCCCGGCACAGGCGCAGGCGGAGGAGTTCGAATTCGACATCCGGGTGCCCGATGACGGGGGAGTGCCGTCGCTGCAGACGGTCTCGCCCGGCACCAACCGCTACCGGCTGCGCCGCGCCGGTGCCGGGAAGGTCGCGCTGCGCGTACCCACGGAGGAGACCTTGACCTTTCCCCTGGGACAGCAGACCGGCCTGCCGCACGTGACGGGATTGTGGCTGCTGGTGGAGGACGTCGGACGCGGTTCCGATGACGAGACAACGGTTCCCCCGCCACCGCCGTCCGGCTCTGTCGACCTTGATCTCTGA
- a CDS encoding carbon-nitrogen hydrolase family protein, giving the protein MRETLTVAAVQAYAEPGDIPGNTARAAALVSEAADAGAELVVLPELFLSAYQLDLLALDPAGTDVTPQDARLDPLRAVARDRAAVVVIGAAVRRPDGSRTCSALVVDRAGEVRDAYAKQNLCGAQEQALFAAGTSGATLHLDGWRFGLGVCYDGCFPEHARAATEDDVHGLLYPSAYVRGSEHRRDIYYPARALDNTSYVVFANPVGGAEPWSFNGGAAIFDPEGRTLAKGPLDGDRVVTAVLTLEQLAFTRTGHPMVRDRPRDAGGARDRWDG; this is encoded by the coding sequence ATGAGGGAGACGTTGACGGTGGCGGCGGTCCAGGCCTATGCGGAACCCGGGGACATCCCGGGCAACACGGCCAGGGCCGCCGCTCTCGTGTCGGAGGCCGCCGACGCGGGTGCGGAACTCGTGGTGCTGCCGGAGCTCTTCCTCTCGGCGTACCAGCTGGATCTGCTCGCTCTTGATCCGGCCGGGACCGACGTGACGCCGCAGGACGCGCGCCTGGACCCGCTGCGGGCCGTCGCGCGCGACCGGGCCGCGGTCGTCGTCATCGGCGCGGCGGTACGCCGACCGGACGGCTCGCGCACCTGCTCCGCCCTCGTGGTGGACCGGGCGGGCGAGGTGCGCGACGCATACGCCAAGCAGAACCTCTGCGGCGCACAGGAGCAGGCGCTCTTCGCGGCCGGGACCAGCGGTGCCACCCTGCACCTGGACGGCTGGCGCTTCGGCCTGGGGGTCTGTTACGACGGCTGCTTCCCGGAGCACGCCCGCGCGGCGACGGAGGACGACGTGCACGGGCTGCTCTACCCGTCGGCCTATGTCCGAGGGTCGGAACACCGACGTGACATCTATTACCCGGCGCGGGCTCTGGACAACACGAGTTACGTCGTCTTCGCCAACCCGGTCGGCGGTGCCGAGCCGTGGTCGTTCAACGGTGGTGCGGCGATCTTCGATCCCGAGGGGCGGACGCTGGCGAAAGGTCCACTCGACGGCGACCGGGTCGTGACGGCGGTGCTGACGCTGGAGCAGCTGGCATTCACGCGAACCGGGCATCCCATGGTGCGGGACCGTCCACGGGACGCCGGTGGCGCCCGGGACAGGTGGGACGGATGA
- a CDS encoding TetR/AcrR family transcriptional regulator — protein MPRVSQDQLDARRQEILGAARACFARFGYEGATVRRLEEATGLSRGAIFHHFRDKDSLFLAVAEDDAAEMVATVARDGLVQVMRDLLAHAADPGAAGWLGTQLEVSRRLRTDPAFAERWSARVTAIEAATAERLQRKREAGLLRDDVPVEDLMRFLELAYDGLVLHLAMGRPAGDLGPVLDLVEETVRRR, from the coding sequence GTGCCCAGGGTGAGCCAGGATCAGCTCGACGCGCGGCGGCAGGAGATCCTCGGTGCCGCTCGCGCGTGCTTCGCCCGCTTCGGCTACGAGGGCGCCACGGTCCGCCGTCTCGAAGAGGCTACCGGGCTGTCCCGGGGCGCCATCTTCCACCACTTCCGCGACAAGGACTCCCTCTTCCTCGCCGTCGCCGAGGACGACGCCGCCGAGATGGTCGCCACGGTCGCCCGCGACGGCCTCGTGCAGGTCATGCGGGACCTCTTGGCGCACGCCGCCGACCCCGGCGCGGCCGGCTGGCTCGGCACCCAGCTGGAGGTGTCGCGGCGGCTGCGGACCGACCCCGCCTTCGCCGAGCGCTGGTCGGCACGGGTCACCGCGATCGAGGCCGCCACCGCCGAGCGGCTGCAGCGCAAGCGCGAGGCCGGGCTGCTCCGCGACGACGTGCCGGTCGAGGACCTGATGCGCTTCCTGGAGCTCGCCTACGACGGGCTCGTGCTGCACCTGGCGATGGGCCGTCCCGCCGGTGACCTGGGTCCGGTGCTCGACCTCGTCGAGGAGACCGTCCGCCGCCGCTAG
- a CDS encoding HAD family hydrolase, translated as MPLLLLDLDNTLIDRLGAFRAWGSRFLAEIGAPDYDIDWLLDLDADGLTSRWDVAEGIRQRYDLLVSIVDLVEELYQGAIEYTKLDPMVGAALRIAEDAGWVPFIVTNGDVRQQEAKIRRTGLDRFVLDWVISEEVDCRKPNPRIFEIAAERARMRLRGAWVIGESPEADIGGAAGLGLPSIWIRRGREWREPRFAPTRAVNGVIQAVAAVMAAAPRR; from the coding sequence GTGCCCCTGCTACTCCTCGATCTCGACAACACGCTCATCGACCGTCTGGGGGCGTTTCGGGCGTGGGGTAGCCGCTTTCTGGCCGAAATCGGGGCGCCCGACTATGACATCGACTGGTTGCTCGACCTCGACGCCGACGGGCTGACGTCGCGCTGGGACGTGGCCGAGGGCATTCGGCAACGCTATGACCTGCTTGTCTCCATTGTGGACCTTGTGGAGGAGCTGTACCAGGGCGCCATCGAATACACCAAGCTCGACCCGATGGTCGGTGCCGCGCTGCGGATCGCCGAGGACGCCGGTTGGGTGCCCTTCATCGTCACCAACGGTGACGTTCGGCAACAGGAGGCGAAGATCCGGCGTACCGGACTCGACCGCTTCGTGCTCGATTGGGTGATCTCCGAGGAGGTCGACTGCCGCAAGCCCAATCCGCGCATCTTCGAGATCGCCGCGGAGCGGGCCCGGATGCGGCTGCGCGGCGCCTGGGTGATCGGGGAGAGCCCCGAGGCCGACATCGGCGGTGCGGCGGGCCTGGGCCTGCCGAGCATCTGGATCCGCCGCGGGCGCGAGTGGCGCGAGCCGAGGTTCGCCCCGACCCGCGCCGTCAACGGCGTCATCCAGGCGGTCGCCGCCGTGATGGCCGCAGCGCCTCGGCGTTAG
- a CDS encoding pirin family protein: MKLSTVAPAKSRTDIRYADERGKTRISWLDSKHSFSFGRHYDPRNTHHGLLLVNNDDVVSPGAGFETHPHRDMEIVTWVLRGSLVHQDSTGHSGVIYPGLAQRMSAGKGILHSEKNDSWRLGGEQHRDPVHFVQMWVVPDSDGITPGYEQLEIDDELLRGGLVTVASGMAKHDGAAAIRIKNRHAALHVARLQPGGTAELPEAPYLHLFVARGAVTLEGAGALTEGDSVRFTATGGQKVTATADAEVLVWEMHAAIATR, translated from the coding sequence GTGAAACTCTCGACCGTCGCACCCGCGAAGAGCCGCACCGACATCCGCTACGCCGACGAGCGCGGCAAGACCCGCATCTCCTGGCTGGACTCGAAGCACTCCTTCTCCTTCGGCCGCCATTACGACCCGCGCAACACCCACCACGGGCTGCTGCTGGTCAACAACGACGATGTCGTCTCACCCGGCGCGGGCTTCGAGACCCACCCGCACCGCGACATGGAGATCGTCACCTGGGTCCTGCGCGGCTCGCTCGTGCACCAGGACTCCACCGGGCACTCCGGGGTGATCTACCCGGGCCTGGCCCAGCGGATGAGCGCGGGCAAGGGCATCCTGCACTCGGAGAAGAACGACTCCTGGCGCCTCGGCGGCGAGCAGCACCGCGACCCGGTGCACTTCGTCCAGATGTGGGTGGTGCCCGACAGCGACGGGATCACCCCCGGCTATGAGCAGCTCGAGATCGACGACGAGCTGCTGCGCGGCGGGCTGGTGACGGTCGCGTCCGGCATGGCGAAGCACGACGGCGCGGCGGCGATCCGGATCAAGAACCGGCACGCGGCACTGCACGTGGCCCGCCTGCAGCCGGGCGGGACCGCCGAGCTGCCCGAGGCGCCCTACCTGCACCTCTTCGTGGCTCGCGGCGCCGTGACCCTGGAGGGCGCCGGAGCCCTCACCGAGGGCGACTCGGTCCGCTTCACCGCCACCGGCGGCCAGAAGGTGACCGCGACCGCCGACGCTGAGGTCCTGGTCTGGGAGATGCACGCGGCGATCGCCACCCGGTGA
- a CDS encoding VOC family protein, translating to MIHHVQVACPRGSEDALRAYYVGVLGMTEKRKPPALAIRGGCWFVSPGGGELHLGVEDDFRPARKAHPAFVWADLDALAARLTSLNLPVVWGEDEVPGVRRFHTEDCHGNRLEFVAA from the coding sequence ATGATCCATCACGTACAGGTCGCGTGCCCTCGGGGCAGCGAGGACGCCCTGCGGGCGTACTACGTCGGGGTGCTGGGGATGACCGAGAAGCGCAAGCCGCCGGCGCTCGCGATCCGGGGCGGCTGCTGGTTCGTCAGCCCCGGCGGCGGCGAGCTGCACCTCGGCGTCGAGGACGACTTCCGGCCCGCCCGCAAGGCCCACCCCGCCTTCGTCTGGGCCGACCTCGACGCCCTGGCGGCGCGGCTGACCTCGCTGAACCTGCCGGTCGTCTGGGGCGAGGACGAGGTGCCGGGCGTCCGCCGCTTCCACACCGAGGACTGCCACGGCAACCGCCTGGAGTTCGTCGCCGCCTGA